The following are encoded together in the Falsiruegeria litorea R37 genome:
- the mltG gene encoding endolytic transglycosylase MltG: MWRSLASNMFTVLVVGMFLAAGVILWGQSQYTAEGPLDQAICLRVKTGSNMGQVSKELEKTGAVSNGTIFRLGADYSDKANQLKAGSFLINERSSMEQIVEQITKGGASTCGTEIVYRIGVTRLQTQIRELDPGTERFVELAAFDPSAEDVPAVYGEKRAERDTRYRIAVAEGVTSWQIVEGLKALDLLEGNVTEVPDEGMLAPDSYEVSPGTQRGAVLAQMQEKQELRINAVWESRQDGLPLANPEEMLILASIIEKETGLAGERGQVASVFTNRLNQGMKLQTDPTVIYGITKGQGVLGRGLRRSELRRITPWNTYLIDGLPPTPIANPGLASLEAAVAPDETDYIFFVADGTGGHAFAETLQEHNRNVAKWREIEAERNNN, translated from the coding sequence ATGTGGCGGTCTCTTGCCTCGAACATGTTTACCGTTCTTGTGGTTGGCATGTTTCTGGCCGCGGGTGTGATCCTGTGGGGACAGTCGCAGTATACGGCTGAAGGGCCGTTGGATCAGGCGATCTGTTTGCGGGTCAAGACCGGCTCGAACATGGGGCAGGTCAGCAAAGAGCTGGAAAAAACGGGTGCAGTGTCCAATGGGACGATCTTTCGGTTGGGCGCTGACTACAGCGACAAGGCCAATCAGCTGAAAGCGGGTAGTTTTCTGATCAACGAGCGTTCCAGCATGGAGCAGATCGTGGAGCAGATTACCAAAGGCGGCGCAAGCACCTGCGGCACCGAGATTGTCTATCGCATCGGGGTGACGCGCTTGCAGACCCAGATCCGTGAGCTGGATCCGGGGACCGAGCGATTTGTCGAGCTGGCCGCATTTGATCCGTCAGCCGAAGATGTTCCCGCTGTTTACGGCGAGAAACGTGCCGAGCGGGACACGCGGTACCGTATTGCGGTGGCCGAAGGTGTGACCAGCTGGCAGATCGTTGAAGGCCTGAAAGCGTTGGACTTGCTGGAAGGCAACGTGACGGAGGTTCCCGACGAAGGGATGTTGGCGCCCGACAGCTATGAAGTGTCGCCCGGTACTCAGCGGGGCGCGGTTCTGGCGCAGATGCAGGAAAAGCAGGAGCTGCGTATCAACGCGGTATGGGAGAGCCGTCAGGACGGGTTGCCGCTTGCGAACCCCGAAGAAATGCTGATCCTGGCCTCGATCATCGAAAAGGAAACCGGTCTCGCCGGGGAACGTGGGCAGGTGGCCAGCGTGTTCACCAACCGCCTGAACCAGGGCATGAAGCTGCAAACGGACCCGACGGTGATCTATGGCATCACCAAAGGGCAAGGCGTGTTGGGGCGTGGTTTGCGTCGTAGTGAGCTTCGCCGCATAACGCCTTGGAATACCTATCTGATTGATGGGCTGCCTCCGACTCCGATTGCCAATCCCGGGCTTGCGAGCCTGGAGGCTGCCGTGGCGCCGGATGAGACGGATTACATCTTCTTTGTGGCGGACGGTACCGGTGGGCACGCCTTTGCTGAAACGTTGCAAGAGCACAATCGGAACGTGGCCAAATGGCGCGAGATTGAGGCGGAACGCAACAACAACTAA
- the fabF gene encoding beta-ketoacyl-ACP synthase II has product MRRVVVTGLGLVTPLASGVEETWSRLLDGQSGAGPITLFDAEASGVTTTYACEVPRGDGTDGTFNPNDWMPPKEQRKIEDFILYSIAAADMAVQDAGWTPEDEEDKLRTGVLIGSGIGGLGSIANTANLIRDKGPRRVSPFFIPGALINLASGQVSIRHGFKGPNHSVVTACSTGAHAIGDASRIIRAGDADVMIAGGGEGCICEIGIAGFNACKALSTKYADNPQAASRPYDSDRDGFVMGEGAGIVVLEDYEHAKARGAKIYAEVLGYGMSGDAYHITAPSEDGDGAERSMRAALRSAGLEPKDVDYINAHGTSTMADTIELGAVERLLGDHAANATMTSTKSATGHLLGAAGAIEAIFSILAIRDQVAPPTINLDNPAVETPLDLAPNAKRERKIDVALSNSFGFGGTNASVIFGKPE; this is encoded by the coding sequence ATGCGCAGAGTCGTTGTAACCGGTTTGGGGTTGGTCACACCGTTGGCCAGCGGAGTCGAGGAAACCTGGTCGCGATTGCTGGATGGGCAATCAGGTGCGGGTCCGATCACGTTGTTCGATGCAGAGGCATCGGGCGTGACCACAACCTATGCCTGCGAAGTGCCGCGTGGCGATGGCACCGATGGGACATTCAACCCCAATGATTGGATGCCACCGAAAGAGCAGCGCAAGATCGAGGACTTTATCCTGTATTCCATCGCGGCTGCGGATATGGCCGTGCAGGATGCAGGCTGGACGCCCGAGGACGAAGAAGACAAGTTGCGCACCGGTGTTCTGATCGGCTCGGGCATTGGTGGCTTGGGCTCGATCGCAAATACAGCGAACCTTATCCGCGACAAGGGCCCGCGTCGGGTGTCGCCGTTCTTTATTCCGGGCGCGCTGATCAACCTGGCCTCGGGTCAGGTGTCGATCCGTCATGGGTTCAAAGGCCCCAACCATTCGGTCGTGACGGCCTGTTCCACGGGCGCGCATGCCATCGGGGACGCAAGCCGGATCATTCGCGCAGGTGATGCGGATGTGATGATAGCAGGTGGTGGCGAGGGCTGCATCTGTGAGATCGGGATCGCAGGGTTTAACGCCTGCAAGGCGCTGTCGACCAAATATGCAGACAACCCGCAGGCCGCGAGCCGCCCCTATGACAGTGACCGCGACGGGTTCGTCATGGGTGAGGGCGCAGGTATCGTGGTTCTGGAAGATTACGAACATGCCAAGGCGCGTGGCGCCAAGATATATGCCGAAGTGCTGGGCTATGGCATGTCGGGCGATGCCTATCACATCACCGCGCCGTCCGAGGATGGCGACGGGGCCGAACGCTCGATGCGGGCTGCATTGCGCAGCGCGGGGCTGGAGCCAAAGGATGTGGACTACATCAACGCACACGGTACCTCGACCATGGCAGACACCATCGAGCTGGGCGCGGTAGAGCGGCTGTTGGGCGATCACGCGGCAAATGCCACCATGACGTCGACCAAATCCGCCACGGGGCACCTTCTGGGTGCAGCTGGTGCGATTGAGGCGATTTTCTCGATCCTGGCGATCCGGGATCAGGTGGCACCGCCCACGATCAATCTGGACAATCCGGCCGTTGAAACACCGCTGGATCTGGCGCCGAATGCCAAGCGTGAGCGCAAGATCGATGTGGCCCTGTCGAACTCGTTCGGGTTTGGCGGCACCAACGCAAGCGTGATCTTCGGGAAGCCCGAGTAA
- a CDS encoding HisA/HisF-related TIM barrel protein: protein MMIYPTMELQQGKCVTLDKGRLDSAMLWHVDPVETARAWAAAGAEWMHLTDFDAIDGSDANSELVEEIIRSAGIPVQLGGGMRTRDSIEHWIDKGAGRIVVGTLAARDPELVKELAKHHPDQIVLAVDVWQGQVMTEGWRSSSAFTPEGFVEAFGNTPFAGIVVTDIDSDMEDVEAQLGLIAGLAEKSRTPVIASGVVRSVDDIARLTYLPNISGALVGRALFRKTVDLAEALSVSQPGPEPVAEFQ from the coding sequence ATGATGATTTACCCAACGATGGAGCTTCAGCAGGGGAAATGCGTGACCCTGGACAAGGGGCGTTTGGATTCGGCGATGCTGTGGCATGTCGATCCAGTGGAAACCGCGCGGGCCTGGGCTGCGGCGGGGGCCGAGTGGATGCACTTGACCGATTTCGATGCCATTGATGGCAGCGACGCCAATTCCGAGCTGGTCGAAGAGATCATTCGTTCAGCCGGTATTCCGGTGCAGTTGGGCGGTGGTATGCGCACGCGCGATTCCATCGAGCATTGGATCGACAAGGGCGCCGGGCGCATTGTTGTTGGCACGTTGGCAGCCCGCGACCCCGAGCTGGTCAAGGAACTGGCCAAGCACCATCCTGACCAGATCGTGCTGGCGGTGGATGTCTGGCAGGGGCAGGTGATGACAGAGGGCTGGCGCAGTTCGAGTGCGTTTACGCCCGAAGGTTTTGTCGAAGCCTTTGGCAACACGCCTTTCGCGGGCATCGTGGTAACCGACATCGACAGCGATATGGAAGACGTTGAGGCGCAGCTGGGTCTGATTGCCGGTCTGGCAGAAAAATCGCGGACCCCGGTGATTGCCAGCGGCGTCGTGCGCAGCGTCGATGATATCGCGCGGCTGACCTATCTGCCGAACATCTCGGGTGCGTTGGTCGGGCGGGCGCTGTTCCGCAAAACCGTAGACCTGGCCGAGGCCCTGTCGGTGTCGCAACCGGGGCCGGAACCGGTGGCCGAGTTCCAATAG
- a CDS encoding GNAT family N-acetyltransferase, translated as MNRNIPMINTARVTLSGMRPEDFERFVEIWTDPDVVRFIGGEAKTRGEAWDAFLRNAGHWQMTGFGQWAVVLQSSRRMVGQAGFFYKDRALGEDFDLYPEAGWVMMPEAQGQGLAYEAVQAAHDWFDRVIPGVLVAMVDTRNQPSVKLARKLGYTSLRTAEFLGTEVELFRRNGPPSRS; from the coding sequence ATGAATCGCAACATTCCCATGATCAACACCGCCAGGGTGACCCTGAGCGGTATGAGGCCCGAAGATTTCGAACGGTTTGTCGAAATCTGGACGGATCCTGATGTCGTTCGTTTTATTGGTGGCGAGGCCAAGACCCGGGGCGAGGCCTGGGATGCCTTCCTGCGCAACGCAGGCCATTGGCAGATGACGGGGTTCGGGCAATGGGCCGTCGTCCTGCAAAGCTCGCGTCGGATGGTTGGTCAGGCCGGGTTTTTCTACAAGGATCGGGCGTTGGGAGAGGATTTTGATCTCTATCCTGAAGCCGGTTGGGTCATGATGCCCGAGGCGCAGGGGCAGGGGCTGGCCTATGAGGCGGTGCAGGCGGCGCATGACTGGTTCGACCGGGTGATCCCCGGTGTTCTGGTCGCGATGGTGGACACCCGCAACCAACCGTCTGTGAAGCTGGCGCGCAAACTGGGGTATACCTCGTTGCGCACGGCCGAGTTTCTGGGCACCGAGGTTGAACTGTTTCGGCGAAACGGGCCCCCGTCGCGGTCTTGA
- a CDS encoding acyl carrier protein — protein MSDVADRVKKIVVEHLGVEEDKVTENASFIDDLGADSLDTVELVMAFEEEFGIEIPDDAAETIQTFGDAVKFITEAS, from the coding sequence ATGAGCGACGTCGCAGATCGCGTGAAGAAGATCGTTGTAGAGCACCTGGGTGTTGAAGAAGACAAAGTGACCGAGAACGCCTCGTTCATCGACGATCTGGGCGCAGACAGCCTGGACACCGTCGAACTGGTCATGGCGTTTGAAGAAGAGTTCGGCATCGAGATCCCCGATGACGCAGCCGAGACCATCCAGACCTTTGGCGACGCAGTCAAATTCATCACCGAAGCTTCCTAA
- the fabG gene encoding 3-oxoacyl-[acyl-carrier-protein] reductase — MFDLTGKTALITGASGGIGGEIARVLHGAGATVGLSGTRVEPLQALADELGERAHVLPCNLSDPEAVTALPKQAVEAMGSVDILVNNAGITRDNLFMRMSDDEWQSVIDVNLSATMRLCRGVMRPMMKARWGRIVNVSSVVGSIGNPGQVNYAASKAGMVGMAKSIAHEVASRGITVNTVAPGFITTAMTDKLTDDQKAGLLTKVPAGRMGEASEIAAAVLYLASPEAAYVTGSTLHVNGGMAML, encoded by the coding sequence ATGTTTGATTTGACCGGAAAGACCGCCCTGATCACCGGGGCGTCTGGTGGCATTGGCGGCGAAATTGCGCGCGTCCTGCATGGCGCCGGCGCAACCGTAGGCCTGTCGGGCACGCGGGTTGAGCCGCTGCAGGCGCTGGCCGATGAGCTGGGCGAACGCGCGCATGTGCTGCCATGTAACCTAAGCGATCCTGAGGCCGTCACGGCGCTGCCGAAACAGGCGGTCGAGGCCATGGGCTCGGTCGATATTCTGGTGAACAATGCGGGCATCACCCGTGACAATCTGTTCATGCGGATGTCGGACGATGAATGGCAAAGCGTCATCGACGTGAACCTGAGCGCCACGATGCGCCTGTGTCGTGGCGTCATGCGTCCGATGATGAAGGCACGTTGGGGCCGGATCGTGAACGTTTCGTCCGTTGTGGGGTCCATCGGTAACCCTGGGCAGGTGAACTATGCCGCGTCCAAGGCGGGTATGGTCGGCATGGCGAAATCCATCGCGCATGAAGTCGCCAGCCGGGGAATCACAGTTAACACCGTGGCACCTGGTTTCATTACCACCGCCATGACCGACAAGCTGACCGACGATCAAAAAGCGGGTCTTTTGACCAAGGTTCCGGCCGGTCGCATGGGTGAGGCAAGTGAAATCGCTGCTGCTGTTTTGTACCTTGCAAGCCCTGAGGCGGCTTATGTCACAGGCTCGACCTTGCATGTGAACGGCGGTATGGCCATGTTGTAA
- the fabD gene encoding ACP S-malonyltransferase, which translates to MTTAFVFPGQGAQTIGMGKALADAYPAAQAIFDEVDAALGEKLSALIWEGDIAELTLTQNAQPALMATSMAAMRALEAEGVTIGAASFVAGHSLGEYSALAAAGAISVADTARLLRTRGLAMQSAVPVGEGAMAAILGLDLEAVRAVAEEAAQGEVCQAANDNDPTQVVVSGAKAAVERAAEIAKEKGAKRAVMLPVSAPFHCALMQPAADAMAEALAGITINAPAVPVIANVRAEAVSDPDIIRQLLVEQVTGSVRWRESVQYMAAQGVTEAWEIGAGKALSGMIRKIDRSIASKAVGTPEDVQKVAQGDA; encoded by the coding sequence ATGACCACAGCTTTCGTTTTCCCCGGTCAGGGGGCGCAAACCATTGGTATGGGCAAGGCCCTGGCCGATGCTTATCCCGCCGCGCAGGCCATCTTTGACGAGGTGGACGCGGCGCTGGGCGAGAAGCTGAGTGCGCTGATCTGGGAAGGCGACATTGCCGAGTTGACGCTGACGCAGAATGCGCAGCCCGCACTGATGGCCACATCCATGGCGGCGATGCGCGCGCTGGAGGCCGAGGGCGTCACGATCGGAGCCGCGTCCTTTGTGGCCGGTCACTCGCTGGGTGAATATTCGGCGCTGGCGGCGGCGGGCGCGATTTCCGTGGCGGACACCGCGCGCCTGTTGCGCACCCGTGGCCTTGCGATGCAAAGCGCTGTTCCGGTGGGTGAGGGCGCAATGGCCGCCATTCTGGGGTTGGACCTGGAGGCGGTGCGTGCCGTTGCCGAAGAGGCGGCGCAAGGCGAAGTTTGCCAGGCGGCAAATGACAATGACCCCACACAGGTTGTGGTTTCTGGCGCTAAGGCGGCTGTTGAGCGCGCGGCCGAGATCGCCAAGGAAAAGGGCGCCAAGCGCGCTGTGATGTTGCCGGTGAGTGCGCCGTTTCATTGTGCTCTGATGCAGCCGGCTGCTGACGCGATGGCCGAAGCTTTGGCTGGTATCACCATCAACGCGCCTGCGGTGCCGGTGATCGCCAACGTGCGGGCCGAGGCGGTAAGCGATCCGGACATCATCCGTCAGTTGCTGGTCGAGCAGGTCACAGGCTCGGTCCGCTGGCGTGAAAGCGTTCAGTATATGGCCGCCCAAGGCGTGACCGAGGCGTGGGAGATTGGCGCGGGTAAGGCCCTGTCCGGCATGATCCGCAAAATTGACCGTTCCATCGCCTCAAAAGCGGTTGGGACACCTGAAGATGTGCAAAAAGTCGCTCAAGGCGACGCGTAA